The segment GTTCAGGTTACGATATTTTATAAAATGCGAATAAAAATTATATGGATTCTTTTATTTATTCCTCCAATTTAAATTTTTGATGCATTATAAGAAATATCCTGGTTAAAATTTGAAAATTAAATTTGTGAAACTCTGACTCAAAAATTGCCCTCCCGGGAGCTGCCAAAAGCTGTTTATCTTATTTCGGAATTGCTGGTTGAACTCATGTAAAATTTTAATTCCCCACCTTTTAAAATTTCCTCGTGCTGTATAAATGGTTTTTCCAGTTTCCTTCCGTTCAATTCTACTTTTTCAACAAAAACATTTTCTTCGCTCTGGTTTTCCGCAATAATCTTGAATTTCTTTCCATTCTCCAGATTAATAAGGCCTTCATTAACTGCAGGGCTTCCCAGAGCATATTCCACACTTCCGGGAGCAACCGGATAAAAACCTAAAGAACTAAAAATGTACCAGGCACTCATTTGCCCAAAATCATCATTACCTCCCAACCCGTCTGCACTCGGTTTGATATTGATCTTTTAATATCATTCTTATTTTATCCTGAGCTTTCCAGGGAGTATTGGTCCAATTGTATAAATATGCGACGTGATGGGAGGGCTCATTTCCATGAACATAATTTCCAATAATGCCTTCCCGCGAAATATCTTCGGTATTTGCAAAATATTTATCCGGAAGATCCATAGTAAATAACGAATCGAGGTGTTGTGAGAATTTTTCTTTACCACCCATCAATTCCATCATTTCAGCCGGAGCGTGAGGTACATATAAACTATAGTTCCAGGCATTTCCTTCAATGAATCCCTGGCCGTGAGTGTCCAGCGCATCAAATTCCTTCTTAAAGCTACCATCACTCAATTTAGGCCTCATAAATCCCGATTTTGAATCATAGACATTTCGGTAGTTTTCAGAACGCTTTATAAACTCCTTATAGATATCTTCCCTACCTAATTTTTTGGCAGCCTGTGCTATCGCCCAGTCATCATAAGCATACTCTAAAGTTTTTGAGACCGAAGCTCCATTTTTATCCTCAGGCACATATCCCATATCCATATAATACTGAAGGCCATCGTAATAGCCCGTTTTTGCTGTTTGCACCATGGCTTCTAAAGCCTTTTCCTGATCAAAATCGGCGTTACCTTTTACAATAGCATCTGCAATAACAGATACGCTGTGGTAGCCTATCATACACCAGTTTTCATTGGCATAATGGGACCACACCGGAAGCATAGTATGCACGCTTTGATCATAATGGGCCATCATGGACTCTACCATGTGAGCATTTCTTTTTGGCTGTAGTACATTGAAAAGAGGATGCAATGCGCGATAGGTATCCCACAGGGAGAAACTTGTATAATTTGTGAAACCTTCAGCCTTATGAATTCCCTGGTCAATCCCGCGGTATTGTCCATCTGTATCCATATATTCCGTAGGACCTAAAAAGGCGTGGTACATAGCGGTGTAGAAGTTCACCATATCCTCACGTTTATCTGTTTTAACAATAACTTTGTTAAGTTCTTTATTCCATTTGTCCCGTGCTTCTTTCTTTACCTGTTCAAAGTTCCAGTGAGGAATTTCTTTTTTCATATTTTCTAAAGCACCTTCAGCACTTACAGGAGATATTGCAAGTTTCACCTTTACCTTATCATTCACCTTCGTGTCAAAATCAAAATACATTCTAATTTTTTCTCCTGCTATTTCAGGGAAGTTACGGGATTGATCAAATTTCCTCCAGAAACCACCATACACCTGTTGGTCATATCTCTCCCGGCCGTAATTTTTAATGGGTTTGTCAAATGAAAGAGCAAAATATACTTTTCTGGTTCTGGCCCAGCCATTGGTTTGGCGGTATCCTGTCACTAAAGTATCGTTTTCTACCCTTACAAAAGTCCATACATTTTTATCATCATAATTATAAATTCCCGCTACAAGGTCCAGGATTATGTGAGAAGTTCCGGCTTCCGGAAAAGTATACTGGTGCATCCCAACACGGCTGCTTGCCGTCAATTCTGCTTTGATGTTATAGTCTTTTAAGAGGACGCTGTAATAGCCGGGTTCCGCAGTTTCCTCCTTATGGGAGAACCTGGATCGATAGCCGCTGTCAGGATTAGTTTCAGTTCCGGGATTAAGTTTTAAATCTCCGGTAGTAGGCATAATTAAAAAATCCCCAAGATCGGAATGTCCTGTTCCGCTAAAGTGGGTATGGCTAAATCCCACAATGGTTTCATCATCGTATTGATATCCTGCACAATATTTATAAACATCAGGATTGTATTTTCCATCTACGGCGTAAGGAATAGTATCGGTATCAGGACTTAACTGTACGCTTCCAAAAGGCACTGTCGCTCCGGGATAGGTGTGTCCCATTTTTGCAGTTCCTATGAAGGGATCTACATATTGAGCAAGGTCCTCCAGATTTTCTAATTCTACATTATCTCCTTCTTTGGCAACAGATTTTTCGCAGCTTGTGAAGAAGGGTAATACAACAGCACAAATGCTTAAGTATAGAAGATCTTTTGAAGGGAGAGAGATTTATTTTTCAATGGGTGCAGTATCATTAAATGTTCTATTAGTCGCTTCGAGGTAATTACTTTTTTAAAGGATAGGCTTCTACACCTTCATGAGTTATAGTTACAGGCTTTATCAATCCATTTTCGTCGAAGTGCATTTCTTCAATAGAAGTCACCCTGGAGTTTCTATCGGTTTCACCAAGAGGCCTGCGATGATAAACTATATAATATTTTTCTTCATTAGGTACTTTAATGACTGAATGATGTCCTGCTCCGGTAGCAATTTTTGGATCCTGCTGGAGAATTTTTCCAATACGTTTAAATGGCCCCATAGGGGAATCAGCAATGGCATAAGCAACGCTGTAATCTGGTCCTGTCCATCCGCCTTCAGACCACATAAAATAATATTTTCCATCTTTTACGAACATAAATGGGCCTTCCACATAATTATCAGGAGTTACTTCTTTAAAGATTTCACCATTTTCAAAGGGTACAAAGCCCGTAAAATCATCATTTAATTTGGCAATATTGCAGTGACGCCATCCTCCGTATATGAGGTAATGCTCCCCGTCTACATCTTTAAATACAAATTGATCTATTGGTTGTGCTCCATTGTGAAATTTATCAATAAGGGGTTTACCTATATGATCTTTATAGGGTCCTTCAGGAGTAGAAGCAACTGCAACTCCAATCCCACCTTTTTCTTCGTTGCTCTGGATGTCGTTTGCTCCAAAGAACAGGAAGTAACGATCATCTTTCTTTATTATGGAAGGAGCCCAAACTGCCCTGTTAGCCCATTTAATTGCAGAGGTGTCCAATACCTTTTCATGTTTTGTCCAGTTGACAAGATCGGGAGAAGAAAAGGCATCAAAGAAAACCTGCTTCTCGTATGGAGCAGAGTAGGTTGGAAAAATCCAGTATGTGTCGTCAAAAATAATTCCTTCAGGATCTGCATACCACCCGGGAAAAACAGGATTGTTATTACCGGAAGTTTCTGATTGGTTTTTTTGAGCTGAACATCCTACTCCAAAAAAAAGGATAGACAAATAGAGGAGATTTTTCATAAATAAGTTTTAAAATAAAAGCGTAAGATAGACATTCTTTTAAAAGGTTAATCGTTTT is part of the Antarcticibacterium sp. 1MA-6-2 genome and harbors:
- a CDS encoding glycoside hydrolase family 43 protein is translated as MKNLLYLSILFFGVGCSAQKNQSETSGNNNPVFPGWYADPEGIIFDDTYWIFPTYSAPYEKQVFFDAFSSPDLVNWTKHEKVLDTSAIKWANRAVWAPSIIKKDDRYFLFFGANDIQSNEEKGGIGVAVASTPEGPYKDHIGKPLIDKFHNGAQPIDQFVFKDVDGEHYLIYGGWRHCNIAKLNDDFTGFVPFENGEIFKEVTPDNYVEGPFMFVKDGKYYFMWSEGGWTGPDYSVAYAIADSPMGPFKRIGKILQQDPKIATGAGHHSVIKVPNEEKYYIVYHRRPLGETDRNSRVTSIEEMHFDENGLIKPVTITHEGVEAYPLKK